Genomic segment of Zingiber officinale cultivar Zhangliang chromosome 11B, Zo_v1.1, whole genome shotgun sequence:
AATAATAACAAATACCCAATATATTATCTGGACTAGAGTAGAATAGCATTAGATGAAATAAGAGAAATGATATGCCATTACAAAGAGTATAAGTCAAACACGAAGAGGTGCTCAGCATTCAAGCATGATCCAAGAACTAGGTTTAAATGGAAATAATTCCTTTTACAAGTCTATGCTATCTTTAACACATTAATTGGAAGGACTTAAATATTAGAGCAAGGGAGAACTACTTCAACTTTGAGTGCAACTAGAAAACACAACCTATTCCAACCTGAAAATCAAGCTTAATTTAACATTCTTTTTCAGGATGAAACCCTTCATAGTATTAtcatgataaaataaataaataaataaatggggTATTATTAAGAGTTTCACGAGCATACTAGCTGTCTACCACATAAACAATGCTGCATAAATTAGTTTCACAACATGATTAGAACTAGCCAGTAAATAAGTTTACTTTGAACAAACTCATGTTTTACAAAAATAATGATGCCACCTGGGAATGAGAAGAATTGTTACTTGGTTTCTAATCAAAACTTTAAACCTATGACATGCGGAATTGACTCCTTGCTTGAATTTCACTATCAGCCATTAAATAAGCACACTATACACAACTATAAAAATCCATTCAACTATAATGAACTCTTCTCCATACAAGTCTAGCAGAAATAGAATACAAGAATCAGAGtccaatttacaaaaaaaaaaaatttagcacAACAAAATATTCACTAGAAAGTCAATGAGTTGAAATGATTCGGTTAAGCACTCTTGCTTCTCAACAAATTGAAGGCTTTCAAGCATAAAAAGATGTCCTTGTATCACCATAAGCTAGCTCTATTGCTACAATTCTTTCACATAAAAACACATGAAATTTGGTACTCAAACAGCAAGTAGCAACCAACCAAAGCATGCTTCATCGAATACCTATTGAAAGAAAGAGTTAAAAGCTCCAAATCTCATCCATCGTCTCCCTGGCTTGACCTTAAGACCGATGAATAATACTGTGCCTCGAGCTCCTTGAGGTTGGCAGCGGCTTGCTCCCCAACCTTTTCCAGAAGCCGCTCAGATCCCTCCTCCAGGCGGTTGAATTCAGCGACCTGCCGATCCACGTTGTCATTCAAAGAGCCAAACCCCGAGAAGATAGCTGTTTGCTTCAGCTCCGACACCAAATTTCTCAACGACTCAGCCGCTTGAACCTTCCATCAAAATGAAACTTCGAACATCACAAACCAAAGCAAGAAAGAACACAGTAGATCACCCTACCATTCTCGCTGCACGAATCTCCATCTGGAAGGCTTCCTGCGAGTTTCGGACCGGTGGATCGTTCACCTAAAACCAACATAACGAAAACATCGGATGAAAAGATCTCCCCAGGGCGATGATGAAAGGACGATAAGATGATTACAAACCCTAGCAAGATTCACGAGGTGGCTGAAGTTGTCAACGAGGTTGGACACATCGGCGTCGACCCTTTGCAGTAGCGTCTTCTGCTTTTGCGCTGCCGCGACCGCGGCAGCAGCCGTCGGGCCGCCCCCTCCCCCACCGCCTCCAACCGCTGCTTTGTTCATTCTTCCACCGCAACGACATAAAGACAACGTCGTGGACATCTCCATTTAACGACTAGTAGAAACAATAAAGCCCATTAGGGCCCAGAAGCAAATTCTTCGTTTTTTTAGCCTGATAACTAATTATCGAcgtttttgtatttatatttgttctatttaaataataataataatagtaataaaaataaatagatagATCCTAATCGTCCGCTGATAAATATAAAGaaagataaatataaatattaaaatattaggCAGACGATGAAATAAATCCATATCATTCGTACAttcatttatataaaaaataaaatatttatcaataaTCTAAAAATCATGTTATATAAATTCACTGTAAAATTGATcttatatttttgttttttaaattgtAGAATCATTGTGGCATAATAGAATTATGATCTTATGTAGGATTAATTTAGAGTTAGGATTAGATCATAGAAACGTATAATCCTattaaaaaatcctaaaaatttaatttaatattttaagagGATAatgaaatattaaattaatttatattgattaaaattatctttaaataaattaaattaaattaaattaataataattttattaatgggATGAAAATATATAgaagaaataaatataatttatctataatttttaagttttaaaataaatttatatatattttaatgagATAATTTGAATAGAACTTGAGACCATTATTTAACTTGTGTGTTTATTAAATCAATTAACGAAAATTTtaattagaaatctaaactttaTAAGATTCACTATTGCCGTCACTTTCCCTTTCTCTCCTCACCCGATCGCTGCTGCTCCCTTCACCTCCACCGCTGCCAACCATTGCCGGCGCCTTTCCCTCTTCCCCATCCAAGTTGCCGCGTCTTCTCCTCTTCCCCATCACAAGCCACCAGTGGTCGACGACTTCCCTGTCTCAAGTCGCTGATGCCTTCCTCATCTCAAGTTGCCGGCACCTTCCCCTCTTCCCATCGCAAGATGTAGTCCACCTCCGCACCGTCGGCGTCATCCCACTGACGAGGACGCCTCCGTTGTCGCTGCCCACCAATGAGGATTTCTCTGTTGCCGCCGCCAGACGGCCGCCGACAAGAATGTTGTCTCCTTTGTTCCAGTTGGGTGTGAATCGTTTGTAACATGAAATCGATACGATTTCAACGACTTTATTTCAAACTACATTATCGTGTAGAACTCAAAATCAAATTATTGTAGTCTTCGTCAAGTCAAGTAGACTTGATGAATTATGTAGTGGCTAATTAAGTTATTATGTTAAATTAAATTGTTAAGTGTTAggattcaattaaaattttacattgaAAAGATTCGATAAAGATTAGGAATTTAAAAGGATGTTCACGTATCtctataatgacatgatatttttcatTTTGGGCTTAGTCCCTCGTGACTTTATTCTTGGGCTTTcttcaaaaggtctcatgccaatggagatatcttacatccttttaaacccattatctttaccaaatctttccaatatgaGACTTTAATTGAATCCCAGCAATCCTCCCTTTAAACGAAGGACcataattactctcatggtctgggcctccccgcgagcatctggtcatccTGATCTGCTTTTGACTTCTTCGCGAGCATCcgtatccggtcaccttgacctactccgagtctccccgcgagcattcgatcaccttgacctacttcggtcctccctgcgagcatccagtcatcctgacctaccaacctcctcactaaagtgtcttttgacacaataagagaaaaccaagttgtggTACGGAAGATCGAGTCACACTCACatcaaattcatttaaaaaatgagtcaaaatgacttggttagaggtctacctaaattaaaaaaatttagaaaatatagtTTATAATGTTTGTCaataaggcaaacaaactaagtcaacccataaaccaacaaacctaaatcaaactaactcaatacttgaacttctatacttagacctatttgattcacacagagccaagtcactaagcaaaaactaatactgcttagtcataattgatgattactcaagatttacttgggtcaattttctaaaaactaaagatgaaacctttgaaatcttTAACAATTTTTACAAACAAATAGAAACAaagattaaaagaattagaagtgatcatgaaggggaatttgaaaatcataagtttaacAAATTTGTCAAACTAATAGAtataatcatgaattttcatgtcctataATCCTCCAATAAAATAGTCTAGTAgaacaaaaaaatagaatattacaAGAGgctgctagaactatgttaaacaaATATAACTTAAGTAActaattctgggctgaagcaataaatacggcatgttatattcaaaatagaatattaatcaataaatttcacaataaaacctcttatgaaatttattataataaaatacccaatctaaattatctaaaagttttTTGATATAAAGTACATATATTAAACACTAAGGATTATTTAGGTAAGTTTACATCAAAATTTTCAACCGGCATATTTTTAAggtactccacaactagtagaGTTTATCGAGTCTTtaacaaaaatactctaaaagttgaagaaacaacaaatgtgATTTTTGATAGAGAAAATTATTAGTGTAATATCCCCTGagtcaggttgaccaggttgactaaggttgagttggctcaagtttgagtcttgatatttgagtttcgatgtttgacaatatatagagattgcaaATGCAATTGTCTAATTAGGGATATTATTGATGCAATTcctctctggtcaaggtttgaccagtttgatgtgaagaagagtcaagtaggtcaaaattgaccggatacttgactgggaaagtcttaactggaggttaggggTGAttacggatcgggttggttcggttattggggtaaaaaactatccgaccctactagatcagataatgcaatatcaggacctacatccggccctatatccggcggttctTATGTACCAAATATCcgacgggttgtcagttatttggatatccgaccctatatccaatgaaatataaaatataaatataagtacaacaaaaaaataaaataatttaaaatgataatagacattattcattatatgttgtagtagctaatcgGAAATAGCTAGTATAACATGTAGCAGTTTATTGGCAGTAGCTGCTACAGCGTGTAGTAGCTTATcaacagtagttgctacaagtaggggtgatcgcggatcgggttggttcggttattaggATAAAATcatatccggccctactagatcagataatgcaatatcaggaccctacatccggccctatatccgacGGATTATTTTTTTCGCTTCGGttcgggtcggtataagcgggttggtcggtttggcgggttgactgctcacccctactggaggttaggcaagtggaagtcctggtgagtgaagccagacagttggaaatcctgaagagtaaagctaggtgaaagacctagtgagtgaagctaggcagatggaagtc
This window contains:
- the LOC122035245 gene encoding mediator of RNA polymerase II transcription subunit 22a-like, yielding MNKAAVGGGGGGGGPTAAAAVAAAQKQKTLLQRVDADVSNLVDNFSHLVNLARVNDPPVRNSQEAFQMEIRAARMVQAAESLRNLVSELKQTAIFSGFGSLNDNVDRQVAEFNRLEEGSERLLEKVGEQAAANLKELEAQYYSSVLRSSQGDDG